DNA sequence from the Oryza brachyantha chromosome 5, ObraRS2, whole genome shotgun sequence genome:
ATTATCTGCTCGATCCAGTTTTGTACGTAGGGTATTGATCTTCACGTATGATCCATCATTATAACTTGAGTTACTGTTAGTGTTAACTAAAGTATATTTGTCTGTGAAAACTGGCTTTAAAATCGCACTTTCTATCAGCGAATTAAGAGAAGGTTGGGTTGGGTATATAGATCAACCAATCAGAATGGCACGTAAACAATCACCTGTGATGGCTCCTGTCtgtgcacgtacgtacgtgctcgAGCGAGGTTTGGTGAGTGCTGAGATCGATGAGTACGTACGTGTCAGGGAGGCGACGGCCGACCcacctatatatacatacgttCGCGTCTTTGCATGCTAAATCTGTCGACGTGTACATAAGAACGTGGATAATTTAAGATCGGTTctagtttaataaaattaattaagtttaattataaaatgagGTTTGGTTTGTTTAGTTAAATTACTCATTCGTATGTGCGGTGTTAAATTAACCTTGCATGCAGCAGGGAGGTGCGGCGCTGAAGCGGTCGAActcggacggcggcggcgagcggatggcggcggcggcggcgggggagcagGAGGCTCGGAGCGTGCGGTGCGAGTGCTGCGGGATGGCGGAGGAGTGCACGCCGAGGTACATCGTGCGGGTGCGGGAGCACTTCCACGGCAAGTGGGTGTGCGGGCTGTGCTCGGAGGCCGTCAAGGAGCGGCAGAAGCGGGAGCCGGCGCTCAccgtcgacggcgccgtcgacgcGCACGCCGCGCTCTGCCAGCGCTTCAACTCCACCGTCCGCCTCAACCCCAAGCTCTCCCTCGCCAGCTCCATGCGCGACATCGCCCGCAAGAGCTGCCAgcaccgcgccaccgccgccgccaccgccgccgtcccctcCGTCTGCTCCGGCGCCATTGCCCGCACCACCAGCTGCGCCCTCCCTTACGTCTAACGATCGCCCACGTATACtatacgtgtatatatatacgtatgcCGGTACACGCGCGCCCACTCTCATGCATGCCGCATGTATGTATAGATGATATCCTACGTATATGTACATTCGTAcgtatttatatatgcatgtacaaGATATAGATCAGTAAAGTAGTATATATAGCGAGTGAAGACCTCCTGCTGCAAGTATTTGACGTGATATATTTATACGTCATACGCGATGtgcatattatatatttatatataccagATCGATCAgtggtgtatatatacatgtattaaTTGGAATAATAATTGGATTAAGGTAGTGGGCACATCTATGTCGATGTATAGTCTCAAGTTCTTTCTGGGTCAAGTTGCGTGGCTAGCTTAATTGTGCCTGCATGTGGCTCTGTGTAcgatgtatgtatgtgtccACCGTACGCTTAGCTCATGGTTTTGGCATGAAACGACTTGACGTTTTGATCACAGATGTAGCTGCGACGGCGAGGGGAGAGTATGGGAGGACCCCTCGTTTGCAACTTTGCATGCCAGATTGCCAGGCGAACCAAGCATTGTATTTGGAACTAATTACCTGATAAATTCAGGGTTTCAGGCGACGAATCAAGCGTATGTTTGATTTGAGGACGTGGATAATAGGTTAGGCCTATCTCTATGTGTTTTAGATATGACAGACTAATCGTGTACGAAAATATTACATACCTATGCATATACAGAGGTACATCTAAagattagtaattaaatatattttgattatggctcacattttcattttgcaaaaagtttttaaataaaataaatagccAAAcgaatgttaaaaaaaatcaacatcatCCTCTGTGGaaattagagagagagagagagtacgtAGCTAACCACACTCAACGCAGCTTTTAGTGTGTCCCGTTGGAACGAAGGCAGATGAAACCTACGGGACTTCATTGTTATGGGCTTCTTCGGTTTCATACTCGGAGCCTGGCCTCTAGCCCAGAATTCATACACGGGCGCGCGGCCCAAGTACCAATCTCGTGCCCATCTTAGGTCCATGTCCACCTCACTCGATCTCGCCTCGCGTGAGCACAACCCTCGATTAacgaaaaaattgcaaaactaAACTCGATTAACCAGCCCGACGTTGGTTCGTTTCACGCAGCATTCTCCCGGCGTCTAAACTAGCTTGACATATCGACGTTGGTTTCCGTGTTAATATCGACGTGTGCTCTTGCCGCTCAACAGCTCAACTCCGGCTAAGTTTTATCATGCAGGTTGTTTGGAGGTGGATCTTAAAATTATTaggatactaaaatttttgtaattaattacatattaataatacactaattattaaatatgagTGGTCATTACACTGTGATCCGCCCATGGGTTGttcttagctttttttttcatatttttcgaATTACTAAATTATACGTATTCTGtgaaaaaaccatatatagaaatttaccATCTCATCTCATTGAGATATCTTTCTACCGGTTATATTcattatttacaaaattaaatagttataataaaaattagacattt
Encoded proteins:
- the LOC107304272 gene encoding uncharacterized protein LOC107304272 isoform X2; amino-acid sequence: MPWRLARQQQAEPPTGGAALKRSNSDGGGERMAAAAAGEQEARSVRCECCGMAEECTPRYIVRVREHFHGKWVCGLCSEAVKERQKREPALTVDGAVDAHAALCQRFNSTVRLNPKLSLASSMRDIARKSCQHRATAAATAAVPSVCSGAIARTTSCALPYV
- the LOC107304272 gene encoding uncharacterized protein LOC107304272 isoform X1 yields the protein MPWRLARQQQAEPPTQGGAALKRSNSDGGGERMAAAAAGEQEARSVRCECCGMAEECTPRYIVRVREHFHGKWVCGLCSEAVKERQKREPALTVDGAVDAHAALCQRFNSTVRLNPKLSLASSMRDIARKSCQHRATAAATAAVPSVCSGAIARTTSCALPYV